In a single window of the Jaculus jaculus isolate mJacJac1 chromosome 9, mJacJac1.mat.Y.cur, whole genome shotgun sequence genome:
- the Col1a1 gene encoding collagen alpha-1(I) chain produces MFSFVDLRLLLLLAATALLTHGQEEGEYSRQQEDIPQISCIHNGIRVPHAETWKPEPCLVCICHNGTALCDDVMCENVLDCPNPKIPEGECCPVCPEELVSPDQETVGVEGPKGDTGPRGPRGPPGPPGRDGIPGQPGQAGPPGPPGPPGPPGLGGNFAPQMSYGYDEKSAGVSVPGPMGPSGPRGLPGPPGSPGPQGFQGPPGEPGEPGASGPMGPRGPPGPPGKNGDDGEAGKPGRPGERGPPGPQGARGLPGTAGLPGMKGHRGFSGLDGAKGDAGPAGPKGEPGSPGENGAPGQMGPRGLPGERGRPGAPGPAGARGNDGATGAAGPPGPTGPAGPPGFPGAVGAKGEAGPQGARGSEGPQGVRGEPGPPGPAGAAGPAGNPGADGQPGAKGANGAPGIAGAPGFPGARGPSGPQGPSGAPGPKGNSGEPGAPGNKGDTGAKGEPGAAGVQGPPGPAGEEGKRGARGEPGPAGLPGPPGERGGPGSRGFPGADGIAGPKGPAGERGSPGPAGPKGSPGEAGRPGEAGLPGAKGLTGSPGSPGPDGKTGPPGPAGQDGRPGPPGPPGARGQAGVMGFPGPKGAAGEPGKAGERGVPGPPGAVGPAGKDGEAGAQGPPGPAGPAGERGEQGPAGSPGFQGLPGPAGPPGEAGKPGEQGVPGDLGAPGPSGARGERGFPGERGVQGPPGPAGPRGSNGAPGNDGAKGDTGAPGAPGSQGAPGLQGMPGERGAAGLPGPKGDRGDAGPKGADGSPGKDGVRGLTGPIGPPGPAGAPGDKGETGPSGPAGPTGARGAPGDRGEPGPPGPAGFAGPPGADGQPGAKGEPGDAGAKGDAGPPGPAGPAGPPGPIGNVGAPGPKGARGSAGPPGATGFPGAAGRVGPPGPSGNAGPPGPPGPVGKEGGKGPRGETGPAGRPGEVGPPGPPGPAGEKGSPGADGPAGSPGTPGPQGIAGQRGVVGLPGQRGERGFPGLPGPSGEPGKQGPSGASGERGPPGPMGPPGLAGPPGESGREGSPGAEGSPGRDGSPGPKGDRGETGPAGPPGAPGAPGAPGPVGPAGKSGDRGETGPAGPAGPIGPAGARGPAGPQGPRGDKGETGEQGDRGIKGHRGLSGLQGPPGPPGSPGEQGPSGSSGPAGPRGPPGSAGAAGKDGLNGLPGPIGPPGPRGRTGDAGPAGPPGPPGPPGPPGPPSGGFDFSFMPQPPQEKADSGRYYRADDANVVRDRDLEVDTTLKSLSQQIENIRSPEGSRKNPARTCRDLKMCHSDWKSGEYWIDPNQGCNLDAIKVFCNMETGQTCIYPTQPTVAQKNWYISKNPKDQKHVWFGESMNGGFQFEYGSEGSDPADVAIQLTFLRLMSTEASQNITYHCKNSVAYMDQKTGNLKKSLLLQGSNEIELRGEGNSRFTYSTLEDGCTSHTGTWGKTVIEYKTTKTSRLPIIDVAPLDIGAPDQEFGIDVGPACFV; encoded by the exons ATGTTCAGCTTTGTGGACCTCCGGCTCCTGCTCCTCTTAGCGGCCACCGCCCTCCTGACGCATGGCCAAGAGGAAGGCGAATACTCGCGCCAACAGGAAGACA TCCCTCAAATCAGCTGCATACACAATGGCATCAGGGTCCCTCATGCCGAGACGTGGAAACCCGAACCCTGCCTGGTCTGTATCTGCCACAACGGCACGGCCCTGTGCGATGACGTGATGTGCGAAAACGTCTTGGACTGTCCCAACCCCAAGATCCCTGAGGGCGAGTGCTGTCCTGTCTGCCCTGAAGAACTGG TGTCACCGGACCAAGAAACCGTAGGAGTCGAG GGACCCAAGGGAGACACTGGCCCCCGAGGCCCAAGG GGACCCCCCGGCCCCCCTGGACGAGATGGCATCCCTGGACAACCTGGACAAGCTGGGCCTCCCGGACCCCCTGGACCTCCCGGACCCCCTGGCCTCGGAGGA AACTTTGCTCCCCAGATGTCCTATGGCTATGATGAGAAATCAGCTGGTGTTTCCGTGCCTGGCCCCATG GGTCCCTCTGGTCCTCGTGGTCTCCCTGGCCCCCCTGGCTCACCT GGTCCCCAAGGTTTCCAAGGCCCTCCTGGTGAACCCGGCGAGCCTGGAGCTTCA GGTCCTATGGGTCCCCGAGGTCCCCCTGGCCCTCCTGGAAAGAACGGAGATGAT GGGGAAGCTGGCAAGCCTGGCCGCCCTGGTGAGCGTGGGCCTCCTGGACCTCAG GGTGCTCGAGGATTGCCTGGAACAGCTGGCCTGCCTGGAATGAAGGGACACAGA GGTTTCAGTGGTTTAGATGGTGCCAAGGGAGATGCTGGTCCTGCTGGTCCCAAG GGTGAGCCTGGCAGTCCTGGTGAAAACGGAGCTCCCGGCCAGATG GGTCCCCGTGGTCTGCCCGGTGAGAGAGGTCGCCCTGGAGCCCCCGGCCCTGCT GGTGCACGTGGAAATGATGGTGCTACTGGTGCAGCTGGGCCCCCT GGTCCCACCGGCCCCGCTGGTCCTCCTGGTTTTCCTGGTGCTGTTGGTGCTAAG GGTGAAGCTGGTCCACAAGGAGCCCGAGGCTCTGAAGGTCCCCAGGGTGTGCGTGGCGAGCCCGGCCCCCCTGGCCCCGCTGGTGCTGCTGGTCCTGCT GGAAACCCTGGTGCTGATGGACAACCTGGTGCTAAAGGTGCCAAT GGCGCTCCCGGTATTGCTGGCGCTCCTGGCTTCCCCGGTGCTCGTGGCCCCTCTGGACCCCAGGGCCCCAGCGGCGCTCCAGGTCCCAAGGGTAACAGC GGTGAACCTGGCGCTCCTGGCAACAAGGGAGACACTGGCGCCAAAGGCGAACCT GGCGCCGCTGGTGTTCAAGGACCCCCTGGCCCTGCTGGAGAAGAAGGAAAACGAGGAGCTAGAGGTGAACCTGGACCTGCTGGCCTGCCCGGACCCCCTGGCGAGCGT gGTGGACCTGGTAGCCGTGGTTTCCCTGGTGCAGATGGCATTGCTGGTCCCAAG GGTCCTGCTGGTGAACGTGGATCTCCTGGCCCTGCTGGTCCCAAAGGTTCTCCTGGCGAAGCCGGTCGTCCCGGTGAGGCTGGCCTTCCTGGTGCCAAG GGTctcactggaagccctggcagcccTGGTCCTGATGGCAAAACCGGCCCCCCT GGTCCCGCTGGTCAAGATGGTCGCCCCGGACCCCCAGGACCCCCTGGTGCCCGTGGACAGGCTGGTGTGATGGGATTCCCTGGACCTAAGGGTGCTGCT GGAGAGCCTGGCAAAGCTGGAGAACGCGGTGTGCCCGGGCCCCCTGGTGCTGTT GGTCCTGCTGGCAAAGATGGAGAAGCTGGGGCTCAGGGACCTCCCGGCCCTGCT GGTCCCGCTGGTGAAAGAGGTGAACAAGGCCCTGCTGGCTCCCCTGGCTTCCAG GGTCTCCCTGGCCCCGCTGGTCCTCCTGGTGAAGCTGGCAAGCCTGGTGAACAG GGTGTTCCTGGAGACCTTGGTGCCCCTGGCCCCTCTGGAGCAAGA GGCGAGAGAGGTTTCCCTGGTGAGCGTGGTGTGCAGGGTCCCCCAGGTCCTGCTGGTCCCCGTGGATCCAACGGTGCTCCCGGCAATGATGGTGCCAAG GGTGATACTGGTGCTCCCGGAGCTCCTGGTAGCCAAGGTGCCCCTGGTCTTCAGGGAATGCCCGGCGAACGTGGTGCAGCTGGTCTTCCAGGCCCTAAGGGTGACAGA GGTGATGCTGGTCCCAAAGGCGCTGATGGTTCTCCTGGTAAAGATGGTGTCCGTGGTCTGACTGGTCCCATTGGTCCTCCTGGCCCTGCTGGTGCCCCTGGTGACAAG GGTGAGACTGGTCCCAGTGGCCCTGCTGGTCCCACTGGAGCCCGTGGTGCCCCC GGAGACCGTGGTGAGCCTGGTCCTCCTGGCCCTGCTGGCTTCGCTGGTCCCCCT GGTGCTGATGGCCAACCTGGTGCAAAGGGCGAACCAGGTGATGCCGGTGCTAAAGGCGACGCTGGTCCTCCCGGCCCTGCCGGACCCGCTGGGCCCCCCGGCCCCATT GGTAACGTTGGTGCTCCTGGACCCAAAGGTGCTCGTGGCAGCGCTGGTCCCCCT GGTGCTACTGGTTTCCCTGGTGCTGCTGGCCGCGTTGGTCCCCCCGGCCCCTCT GGAAATGCTGGTCCCCCCGGTCCTCCTGGCCCTGTTGGCAAAGAAGGTGGCAAAGGGCCTCGTGGTGAGACTGGCCCCGCTGGACGGCCTGGCGAAGTCGGTCCCCCTGGTCCTCCTGGTCCTGCTGGCGAGAAAGGATCCCCTGGTGCTGATGGGCCTGCT GGCTCTCCTGGCACACCCGGACCTCAGGGTATTGCTGGACAGCGTGGTGTGGTCGGCCTGCCTggtcagagaggagaaagaggcttCCCTGGTCTTCCTGGCCCCTCC GGCGAGCCCGGCAAACAAGGTCCTTCTGGAGCAAGTGGTGAACGTGGTCCCCCTGGTCCCATGGGCCCCCCTGGATTGGCTGGCCCCCCTGGTGAATCTGGACGTGAG GGATCCCCTGGTGCTGAAGGCTCCCCTGGACGAGATGGCTCTCCTGGCCCCAAG GGTGACCGTGGTGAGACTGGCCCTGCTGGACCCCCTGGTGCCCCTGGTGCTCCTGGTGCCCCTGGCCCTGTCGGACCTGCTGGCAAGAGTGGCGATCGTGGTGAGACT GGTCCTGCCGGTCCTGCCGGTCCCATCGGCCCCGCTGGTGCCCGTGGCCCCGCT GGACCCCAAGGCCCCCGTGGTGACAAGGGTGAGACAGGCGAACAGGGAGACAGAGGCATAAAGGGTCACCGTGGTCTCTCCGGTCTCCAGGGTCCTCCTGGTCCTCCT GGCTCTCCTGGTGAACAAGGTCCCTCTGGATCGTCTGGTCCTGCTGGTCCCCGG GGTCCCCCTGGCTCTGCTGGTGCCGCTGGCAAAGATGGACTCAACGGTCTCCCCGGTCCCATTGGTCCCCCTGGTCCTCGCGGTCGCACTGGGGATGCCGGCCCTGCT ggtcCCCCTGGCCCTCCTGGCCCTCCTGGTCCCCCTGGTCCTCCCAGTGGAGGTTTTGACTTCAGCTTCATGCCTCAGCCACCTCAAGAGAAGGCTGACTCCGGCCGCTACTACAGGGCTGATGATGCCAATGTGGTCCGCGACCGTGACCTCGAGGTGGACACCACCCTCAAGAGCCTGAGCCAGCAGATTGAGAACATCCGCAGCCCTGAAGGCAGCCGCAAGAACCCTGCCCGCACCTGCCGTGACCTTAAGATGTGCCACTCTGACTGGAAGAGCG GAGAGTACTGGATTGATCCCAACCAAGGCTGCAACCTGGACGCCATCAAGGTTTTCTGCAACATGGAGACTGGTCAGACCTGCATCTACCCCACTCAGCCCACCGTGGCCCAGAAGAACTGGTACATTAGCAAGAACCCCAAGGACCAGAAGCACGTCTGGTTTGGCGAGAGCATGAACGGTGGATTCCAA TTTGAGTATGGCAGCGAAGGCTCCGACCCTGCCGACGTGGCCATCCAGCTGACCTTCCTGCGCCTGATGTCCACGGAAGCCTCCCAGAACATCACCTACCACTGCAAGAACAGCGTGGCCTACATGGACCAGAAAACCGGCAACCTCAAGAAGTCGCTGCTCCTGCAGGGCTCCAACGAGATCGAGCTCCGGGGCGAGGGCAACAGCCGTTTCACCTACAGCACCCTCGAGGACGGCTGCACG AGTCACACCGGAACCTGGGGCAAGACAGTCATCGAATACAAAACCACCAAGACCTCCCGCCTGCCCATCATCGATGTGGCCCCCTTGGACATTGGTGCCCCAGACCAGGAATTTGGAATCGACGTTGGCCCTGCCTGCTTCGTGTAA